From one Brachypodium distachyon strain Bd21 chromosome 4, Brachypodium_distachyon_v3.0, whole genome shotgun sequence genomic stretch:
- the LOC100831076 gene encoding caffeoylshikimate esterase isoform X2, with product MANDDIKYEEGYISNARGVELFTCQWIPSHHEPKALIFLCHGYAMECSISMRGTGTRLAKAGFAVHGVDYEGHGKSSGLQGYISNLNDVVDDCSVYFASVCEKEENKRKQKFLLGESMGGAIVLMLHRKEPTFWDGAILVAPMCKIVEDMKPRPIVITILSKLSNVIPTWKIIPSEDIIDRAIKSEEWREEVRNNPYCYKGRPRLKTGYEIFMASLDIESNLDKSTGVPML from the exons ATGGCCAATGATGATATCAAATATGAAGAG GGATATATTTCAAATGCACGAGGGGTGGAACTCTTTACATGTCAATGGATCCCTTCACACCATGAACCAAAAGCTCTAATCTTCCTATGCCATG GATATGCCATGGAATGCAGCATTTCAATGAGAG GCACGGGCACACGATTGGCGAAGGCTGGATTTGCGGTGCATGGAGTGGACTATGAGGGCCATGGAAAGTCATCAGGACTTCAAGGCTATATTAGCAATTTAAATGATGTTGTGGATGATTGCTCTGTATACTTTGCAAGTGTTTGCG AGAAAGAGGAGAACAAGAGAAAACAGAAGTTCTTGCTTGGAGAGTCCATGGGAGGCGCTATTGTGTTGATGCTTCACAGGAAAGAACCTACCTTTTGGGATGGGGCAATTTTAGTTGCCCCCATGTGCAAG ATTGTAGAAGATATGAAGCCCCGTCCGATTGTGATCACAATTTTAAGCAAGCTAAGCAATGTGATCCCTACATGGAAAATCATTCCTAGTGAAGATATCATTGATAGAGCAATTAAAAGCGAGGAATGGCGTGAAGAG GTCAGGAATAATCCTTATTGCTATAAAGGAAGGCCTAGGCTAAAGACTGGTTATGAAATTTTTATGGCAAGCTTGGATATCGAAAGCAATCTTGACAAG TCCACGGGGGTGCCGATGCTGTGA
- the LOC100843515 gene encoding caffeoylshikimate esterase: MTSKYTGVVDEGNYSYEEEMVNNARGMKLFTCRWLPPKSQPVKALVFICHGYAVECSVTMRGTGVRLAQAGYAVYGVDYEGHGKSEGLQGYVPSFDLLVNDCDAFFAAAVASTPNTDLPRFLLGESMGGAVALLLHRARPSYWSGAVLVAPMCKIADEMKPHPVVVSVLRAMTSIIPTWRIVPTADVIDAAYRVQEKRDEIRANPYCYNAKPRLKTAYELLRISLHVENNILKKVSLPFLIVHGGDDKVTDPSVSDLLYRSAVSQDKKLNLYPAMWHALTSGETVDNINVVFKDIIAWLDQRSGASPAPTTSSSEMEQKSKHDHDQHQQDLNVVAKQ; the protein is encoded by the exons ATGACGAGCAAGTACACGGGCGTGGTTGATGAAGGCAACTACTCGTacgaggaggagatggtgaaCAACGCCCGGGGGATGAAGCTCTTCACCTGCAGATGGCTGCCCCCAAAGTCGCAGCCAGTCAAGGCCCTCGTATTCATTTGCCATG GTTACGCGGTGGAGTGCAGCGTGACGATGCGTGGGACGGGCGTGCGGCTGGCGCAGGCCGGGTACGCGGTGTACGGGGTGGACTACGAGGGCCACGGCAAGTCGGAAGGCCTCCAGGGCTACGTCCCTTCCTTCGACCTCCTCGTCAACGACTGCgacgccttcttcgccgccgccgtcgcctccacccCCAACACCGACCTCCCGCGCTTCCTCCTGGGCGAGTCCATGGGCGGCGCcgtcgcgctgctcctccaccgTGCAAGGCCGTCTTACTGGTCCGGGGcagtcctcgtcgccccaATGTGCAAG ATCGCTGACGAGATGAAGCCGCATCCGGTGGTGGTGAGCGTGCTTCGGGCGATGACGAGCATCATCCCGACATGGAGGATCGTGCCCACCGCCGACGTCATCGACGCCGCCTACAGGGTGCAGGAGAAGCGTGACGAGATCAGGGCCAACCCTTACTGCTACAACGCTAAACCACGCCTCAAGACCGCCTACGAGCTGCTCCGGATCAGCCTCCACGTGGAGAACAACATCCTCAAGAAGGTCTCGCTGCCCTTCCTCATCGTGCACGGCGGGGACGACAAGGTCACCGACCCCTCCGTCAGCGATCTCCTCTACCGCTCCGCCGTCAGCCAAGacaagaagctcaacctctACCCTGCCATGTGGCACGCCCTCACCTCCGGCGAGACCGTCGACAACATCAACGTCGTCTTCAAAGACATCATCGCCTGGCTCGACCAAAGATCCGGCGCCTCGCCTGCACCAACAACGTCGTCGTCGGAGATGGAGCAGAAGAGCAAGCACGATCATGACCAGCATCAGCAGGATCTTAATGTTGTCGCCAAACAATGA
- the LOC106866906 gene encoding uncharacterized protein LOC106866906 — MYHHSSSSSYYCQGSNGFLPSQQSASSYSDLLQAEQQHYYSQRQQQQEPMQAQALFRRVLSTGDLGTPPSAPVAGKYSMEERRERIEKYRNKRNQRNFQKKITYACRKTLADSRPRVKGRFARNVDDVSDQQEDAATSEVSSIDSLVMNEANVVVNATDAASSSSMPEWWPAMQGALEMEDEELYLAVSTINLY; from the exons ATGTATCAtcactcttcttcctcttcctatTATTGTCAGGGCAGCAATGGCTTCCTCCCCTCTCAACAATCTGCCTCCAGCTATAGCGATCTGTTAcaagcagagcagcagcactACTACTcccagcggcagcagcagcaggaaccCATGCAAGCCCAGGCGTTGTTCCGCCGTGTGCTGAGCACCGGAGACCTCGGGACGCCGCCTTCGGCACCGGTTGCTGGGAAGTACAGCATGGAGGAACGGCGGGAGCGCATCGAGAAGTACAGGAACAAGCGCAACCAGCGCAACTTCCAAAAGAAGATCACC TATGCTTGTCGGAAGACTCTCGCCGACAGCAGACCGAGAGTGAAGGGCCGCTTCGCGCGCAACGTCGACGATGTTTCAGATCAGCAGGAAGATGCAGCAACGTCGGAGGTGTCGTCTATAGATTCTCTGGTGATGAATGAAGCCAACGTTGTGGTCAATGCCACGGATGctgccagcagcagcagcatgccgGAGTGGTGGCCGGCAATGCAGGGGGCGCTGGAAATGGAGGATGAGGAGCTCTACCTCGCCGTTTCCACCATCAACCTCTACTAG
- the LOC100831379 gene encoding uncharacterized protein LOC100831379, with product MGMGMADGCSNKQNVRLEMAAAPSSSSRGRSMAGRRWRSSMASGLRAALACTIVGVVSVYAPPALLRHITFPAFSYVVTVIIITDDATVGAALRAVASAAHATAMGAVPSVLALWLAQRMGESSSTTSSVLGTSALVALSAFAVAVPESPGPVAKRIALGQIIIIYVAKFRQLPTTNNGLGVVVQHPANVVACTALGAAAALLAVLLPWPRLATREVEEKSVAYMENAAERVRLLVDAFLLRATVTAEEEEDEEEEEVTSGRRRRRWCVAACMSEAHRLASASAALLRRITSVKGDLQWERVVRLGAAGTMPAADEQERIEMPIKGMEIAVSSTNYLPRPAADQAEMTIINLSCLEQMRDQIRLSLLTATSTSHHITKMNNNNKRSTTMSLFGGAAAERHELELSPFLFLFSMHLLRHPTLLLSHSLPDSTNKVTPACPQLEEPDQDDQQEDQQDSEPEEESKMSTDKEQKKKCRTLLVRRWGLQSSRLKMASKCAVSLGLAVLLGLLFNNDHGFWSGLIVATTMAPAARGSTWAVAVARAHGTAIGSVYGVLACLLSQQRHLMELRFLALLPWIVLATFLKRSRAYGPAGGVAAALSGIIIVGRRYDEPPMAFTISRLVETFIGLSCTVATDLAFQPKAMPSARARTQLPRCFAALRDCLARLPSLRKNQQEQHKMLLEQVALLGKYAAEAGAEPNFLWMAPFPASCYAKVHGSLSRMAQLLGLYLHAQAIIVDNTSYGSQLLAGTDVKRFHNRLSASLPELELDEEDTDFDLEDGNGKWCEDMAVVVKSFIGHAREALLQEEEEEEEQHQQLNAYCLGSIGFCMGEMMKEAQQLEALMLDLSLQLQPTN from the exons ATGGGCATGGGCATGGCTGATGGATGCAGCAACAAGCAGAACGTTAGGCTCGAAATGGCAGCAGCACCTTCGTCGTCAAGCAGAGGCAGAAGCATGgcagggcggcggtggcgctcgTCCATGGCGTCgggcctccgcgccgccctcgcgtGCACCATCGTGGGCGTGGTGTCCGTCTacgcgccgccggccctccTCCGGCACATCACCTTCCCGGCCTTCTCGTACGTCGTCActgtcatcatcatcaccgacGACGCCACCGTGGGCGCCGCGCTGCGCGCCGTGGCCAGCGCGGCGCACGCCACCGCCATGGGCGCCGTGCCGTCCGTGCTGGCTCTCTGGCTGGCGCAGCGCATGGGGGAGTCGTCGTCGACAACATCGTCGGTGCTGGGCACGTCAGCGCTGGTGGCGCTGAGCGCTTTCGCAGTGGCGGTGCCGGAGTCCCCCGGCCCGGTGGCGAAGCGGATCGCGCTGGGGcagatcatcatcatctacGTGGCCAAGTTCAGGCAGCTGCCGACGACCAATAATGGTTTGGGGGTGGTGGTGCAGCACCCGGCGAACGTGGTGGCGTGCACGGCgctgggggcggcggcggcgctgctggccGTGCTGCTCCCGTGGCCGCGGCTGGCGACGAgagaggtggaggagaagagcgTGGCTTACATGGAGAACGCCGCCGAGAGGGTCAGGCTGCTCGTCgacgccttcctcctccgagcCACTGTTACTgctgaggaagaggaagacgaagaagaagaagaagttactagtggacggcggaggcggcgatggtGCGTGGCGGCGTGCATGTCGGAGGCTCACCGCCTGGCGTCAGCAagcgccgccctcctccgaCGCATAACCTCCGTTAAG GGCGATTTGCAGTGGGAGCGAGTAGTGAGATTGGGAGCTGCAGGAACAATGCCAGCAGCAGACGAGCAGGAACGCATCGAGATGCCCATCAAAGGAATGGAGATTGCAGTCAGCAGCACCAATTACCTGCCTAGACCTGCAGCTGATCAAGCTGAGATGACCATCATCAATCTCAGCTGCTTGGAACAGATGAGGGACCAAATACGCCTCTCATTGCTCACTGCTACTAGTACTAGCCATCACATTACTaagatgaacaacaacaacaagagatCAACGACCATGTCCTTGTTTGGTGGTGCTGCAGCAGAGAGGCACGAGCTGGAGCTGtctcctttcctcttcctcttctccatgCACCTCCTCCGACATCCCACCCTGCTGCTCTCTCATTCTCTTCCCGACAGCACCAACAAGGTCACCCCGGCATGCCCCCAACTGGAAGAACCAGATCAGGACGACCAACAAGAAGACCAACAAGACAGTGaaccagaagaagaaagtaaaaTGAGCACGGACAaggagcagaagaagaaatgcCGCACCTTGTTGGTAAGAAGATGGGGATTGCAGAGCAGCAGGTTGAAGATGGCGTCCAAGTGCGCCGTGTCGCTGGGGCTGGCCGTGCTGCTCGGCCTCCTCTTCAACAACGACCACGGCTTCTGGTCGGGCCTCATCGTCGCCACCACCatggcgcccgccgcccgcggctCCACCTgggccgtcgccgtcgcccgcgccCACGGCACCGCCATCGGCTCCGTTTACGGCGTGCTGGCCTGCCTCCTCTCCCAGCAGCGCCACCTCATGGAGCTCCGCTTCCTTGCGCTCCTCCCGTGGATcgtcctcgccaccttcctcAAGCGCAGCCGCGCCTACGGCCCTGCTGGCGGTGTCGCAGCAGCGCTGTCGGGGATCATCATCGTGGGGCGGCGCTACGACGAGCCGCCCATGGCCTTCACCATCTCCCGCCTCGTCGAGACCTTCATCGGCCTCTCCTGCACCGTCGCCACCGACCTCGCGTTCCAGCCCAAGGCCATGCCGTCTGCCAGGGCCCGGACGCAGCTCCCCCGCTGCTTCGCCGCCCTAAGGGACTGTCTCGCCAGACTGCCATCTTTGAGGAAGAACCAGCAGGAGCAGCACAAGATGTTGCTGGAGCAGGTGGCGCTGCTAGGCAAGTACGCGGCGGAGGCTGGGGCCGAGCCCAATTTCCTGTGGATGGCGCCGTTCCCGGCGAGCTGCTACGCCAAGGTGCACGGCAGCCTGAGCAGGATGGCACAGCTGCTAGGACTCTACCTGCACGCACAAGCCATCATCGTCGACAACACCTCCTATGGCAGCCAGCTGCTAGCAGGCACGGACGTGAAGCGCTTTCACAACCGCCTCTCCGCATCCCTGCCAGAATTGGAATTGGACGAGGAGGACACCGACTTCGACCTCGAGGACGGCAATGGAAAGTGGTGTGAGGACATGGCTGTGGTGGTCAAGTCCTTCATCGGACATGCAAGGGAGGCACTGTtacaagaggaagaagaagaagaagagcagcaTCAGCAATTAAATGCTTATTGCTTGGGTTCTATTGGGTTCTGCATGGGGGAGATGATGAAGGAGGCACAGCAACTGGAGGCTCTCATGCTGGACCTCAGCCTCCAATTGCAGCCTACCAACTAG
- the LOC100830772 gene encoding uncharacterized protein LOC100830772, with protein sequence MALLFFDLSLLPSSSSSSSSSNSRLLPAARALELGYAAVALDHPHRGLLADSDRCRLAPFPALSSLPLPSSASLHRSRNGSPASEPFRQYTRITLSLDSAAAAASALAPSAARLLRTYDIVAARPLTQAALDHLCQSATEADLISIDFSHKLPFRLKLPMLKLAIQRGLHFEIAYSPLINDANSRRQVLTEAKLLVDWTKGKNLIISSSARNANEIRGPYDVINLCAYLLGLSTERAKAAMSVNCRSLISKALSKKHFYKQTVSIDRLLSSGQLDSTKCKLGDWIGWDPLFPKGDLQSLEANLKPSSKKDELPGSAINSVTRVVYEKSCDADEPLLVDEPKQSNDDKETPAKTQEGTEQVNTAEVLMSCNLSTSFGHQTVAKETTLEKPGNNEVVMTDNVHAVSASSVDQKCIDDHVEFVQDAMEIDATESCALNLIAGDSAHLSLDATKLACSSLSQTMELSYTSPDDKYPVKASDILDGAKAFAAYDTGSASCEREYQVLLNHEIPVDSKVHRDTTESLGCSEGWRDDESPLNLVLALSSSNLCKDTVLQQEVNKDKPDQNMEENIEQATSYKVGHIDSEASKTVSAEHTLHGQDISSTAFVYDKETKDTAWKTNELKEPKETNASLEKDIAKTHQMLNYSRAGTKGEISTARSEKQKHKLWLRRPAYLPFLGFLKTVSFKKKACKVARKP encoded by the exons ATGGCGCTCCTCTTCTTCGACCTCAGCCtcctcccttcttcttcttcctcttcttcttcttccaactcccgcctcctccccgccgctcGCGCCCTCGAGCTTGGCTatgccgccgtcgccctcgACCACCCCCACCGCGGCCTCCTTGCCGACTCCGACCGCTGCCGCCTCGCTCCCTTCCCGGCCCTCTCATCCCTCCCACTGCcatcctccgcctccctccaCCGCAGCCGCAACGGATCCCCCGCCTCAGAACCCTTTCGGCAGTACACGCGCATCACCCTCTCCCtcgactccgccgccgccgccgcatccgcgctcgccccctccgccgcccgcctcctccgcacctacgacatcgtcgccgcgcgccctCTCACCCAGGCCGCGCTCGACCACCTCTGCCAGAGCGCCACGGAGGCTGATCTCATCTCCATCGACTTCTCTCACAAACTGCCGTTCCGCCTCAAGCTCCCAATGCTCAAACTTGCGATACAG AGAGGACTGCATTTTGAGATTGCATACTCTCCACTCATCAATGATGCCAATTCAAGGAGACAAGTTTTGACCGAGGCCAAG CTATTGGTGGATTGGACTAAAGGAAAGAATCTCATCATCTCAAGTTCTGCTCGCAACGCTAATGAAATTAGAGGGCCTTATGATGTCATCAATTTATGTGCATATTTGCTTGGCCTTTCTACAGAGCGGGCCAAGGCTGCTATGTCTGTAAACTGCAG GTCACTGATTTCCAAGGCCCTAAGCAAGAaacatttctacaaacaaacAGTTAGTATTGACAGACTGTTATCAAGTGGACAACTGGATTCAACAAAGTGTAAGCTTGGTGACTGGATTGGTTGGGATCCTCTATTTCCTAAAGGAGATCTGCAGTCTTTGGAGGCAAATCTAAAACCTTCTTCCAAAAAAGATGAACTACCGGGTTCAGCCATAAATAGTGTCACCAGAGTGGTATATGAAAAATCTTGTGATGCTGACGAACCTCTCTTGGTTGATGAGCCAAAGCAGTCTAACGATGATAAAGAGACCCCAGCCAAAACTCAAGAAGGGACCGAACAAGTTAACACAGCTGAAGTTCTTATGAGTTGCAACCTGTCTACATCTTTCGGTCATCAGACCGTTGCTAAAGAGACCACTTTGGAGAAGCCTGGAAACAATGAAGTTGTTATGACTGATAATGTGCATGCAGTGTCCGCCTCTTCTGTTGACCAGAAATGCATCGACGATCATGTTGAATTTGTTCAGGATGCTATGGAGATAGATGCTACAGAATCATGCGCGTTGAACCTCATTGCAGGTGACAGTGCTCATTTATCTTTGGATGCTACTAAGCTAGCATGCTCTTCTCTTTCCCAGACTATGGAGCTTTCTTATACTAGTCCTGACGACAAGTATCCTGTCAAGGCTAGTGACATCCTAGATGGCGCTAAGGCTTTTGCTGCATATGACACTGGCTCCGCCTCCTGCGAGAGGGAGTATCAGGTACTGCTGAATCATGAAATTCCAGTTGATTCAAAGGTTCACAGAGATACTACAGAATCATTGGGGTGCTCTGAAGGTTGGAGAGATGACGAGTCACCTTTAAATCTCGTACTTGCGTTGAGTAGTAGTAATTTATGCAAGGACACTGTACTGCAACAAGAAGTTAATAAGGACAAACCAGACCAAAATATGGAGGAAAATATTGAACAGGCTACAAGTTATAAGGTGGGACACATTGACAGCGAAGCAAGCAAAACAGTTTCAGCAGAACATACTCTCCATGGACAAGACATCAGTTCAACTGCTTTTGTTTATGATAAGGAAACCAAAGACACAGCTTGGAAAACTAACGAGTTGAAAGAACCAAAGGAAACCAATGCTTCTTTGGAGAAAGATATTGCTAAAACACATCAAATGCTTAATTATTCTCGTGCAGGTACCAAGGGGGAGATATCTACAGCTAGATCAG aaaagcaaAAACATAAATTATGGCTGCGCCGTCCAGCTTATCTTCCTTTCTTGGGCTTTCTAAAGACTGTGTCTTTCAAGAAGAAAGCATGCAAA GTTGCAAGGAAACCATAA
- the LOC100831076 gene encoding caffeoylshikimate esterase isoform X1, which yields MANDDIKYEEGYISNARGVELFTCQWIPSHHEPKALIFLCHGYAMECSISMRGTGTRLAKAGFAVHGVDYEGHGKSSGLQGYISNLNDVVDDCSVYFASVCEKEENKRKQKFLLGESMGGAIVLMLHRKEPTFWDGAILVAPMCKIVEDMKPRPIVITILSKLSNVIPTWKIIPSEDIIDRAIKSEEWREEVRNNPYCYKGRPRLKTGYEIFMASLDIESNLDKVTLPFIIVHGGADAVTDPSVSEALYTSSESKDKTLKLYPGMCHALTSGEPESNIHIVFSDIIQWLDERTSVS from the exons ATGGCCAATGATGATATCAAATATGAAGAG GGATATATTTCAAATGCACGAGGGGTGGAACTCTTTACATGTCAATGGATCCCTTCACACCATGAACCAAAAGCTCTAATCTTCCTATGCCATG GATATGCCATGGAATGCAGCATTTCAATGAGAG GCACGGGCACACGATTGGCGAAGGCTGGATTTGCGGTGCATGGAGTGGACTATGAGGGCCATGGAAAGTCATCAGGACTTCAAGGCTATATTAGCAATTTAAATGATGTTGTGGATGATTGCTCTGTATACTTTGCAAGTGTTTGCG AGAAAGAGGAGAACAAGAGAAAACAGAAGTTCTTGCTTGGAGAGTCCATGGGAGGCGCTATTGTGTTGATGCTTCACAGGAAAGAACCTACCTTTTGGGATGGGGCAATTTTAGTTGCCCCCATGTGCAAG ATTGTAGAAGATATGAAGCCCCGTCCGATTGTGATCACAATTTTAAGCAAGCTAAGCAATGTGATCCCTACATGGAAAATCATTCCTAGTGAAGATATCATTGATAGAGCAATTAAAAGCGAGGAATGGCGTGAAGAG GTCAGGAATAATCCTTATTGCTATAAAGGAAGGCCTAGGCTAAAGACTGGTTATGAAATTTTTATGGCAAGCTTGGATATCGAAAGCAATCTTGACAAG GTAACCTTACCATTCATTATAGTCCACGGGGGTGCCGATGCTGTGACAGACCCATCAGTAAGTGAGGCACTATATACATCGTCTGAGAGCAAAGACAAGACATTGAAGCTATACCCAGGGATGTGCCATGCTTTAACGTCCGGGGAACCTGAGAGCAACATTCACATTGTGTTTTCCGACATCATTCAATGGCTTGATGAGAGGACCTCGGTTTCATAA